DNA from Nymphaea colorata isolate Beijing-Zhang1983 chromosome 4, ASM883128v2, whole genome shotgun sequence:
TATCACAGTATGATTATCCATGTGTTTGAATTTAGATACTTGCGATCGAATCCATGTACATGGATATTCATGGAACATAGTTTAAATTCATAGATCGGGTTTTTTCTTCGTTTAAAGGCTCATAGGAACTATTATAAGAGTTCTGAGATCATGACATTAAAAACATGTCTCTAAACGTTTACatattttgttttctattattTACTCTCAGCCATTATTCCCATCAATTCCTCTCTAATTTATTTAGTTGTAGTTGACTGCACGCGTTGTATATTAAAACCGAATTCACCAAGAAGCATTAGGTATTGAAGCTTTCCCATTGCAATTATTACTTTTGATGCAAAGCTTTCCCATTGCAATTATCCTTTCTGATTCGACCATAACTGTGGTGGGAACGCAATAATATTAACTCCAGCACAGTGTATGATTATTAGATCCTAAACGTCGCGGTAACCTTTTAGATCCCAAACCTCACCTTCAGCTACAACtaaagaaaatagaagagaaaTTCAAGCAAATGTAAGAAGCAACGTAGAAAGACAGAGAcaatttctaattttaaaattccGAGGGAACTAAATTTATGAATCTAGATCATACGCTATGAATATagttttatttgaatccaattacaATAATCTGGTTTCACACACACGGATCCTTCCGCTGTGGATATAAACGAGTGcccaaataaaaagaaacaacaaaagatgATTCATTAAACTTCAAATCAACTGAATAATCGCCTTTTGAATCCTCCAATAAGTCGAGTATAGATCTATTTTGCACTCGCTATGTGTTGAGAGTTCTCATCCCCACTGAACCTTCTTTCATCTGAAACTACGACCTTGAAAGATGAATTGAGACGGCAATCAAATAGGGACTAAAGATATGAATTGTAACATCAGTTGACCAGAGGGGAATCTTCCTTGTGGGAGGGTAACTGAGGCGTGATAATACCTGCGCCTTTTCCACACCACCGTCTAATTCCCTACCTCTTTCTTGCCACAGCACTAACCAAGCACCCACTATTGCCAGAAAAGGTGTCCCTAACAGGACTATGATGGCTCACCAAGTTCCTCGTCCAATCGGTTATCCTTACAcctcttaaggaggaggagCTGCCGTCTCAGGTGTAAAACCTGAACATCACATTGAACTTGGCTTAGAACCCCACATTGCACcagtataaaaatttaaaaaatctgcAAACaacttcacacacacacacacgcagagaTTACCTCCTCCTGAAGAATGATTGGTAAATTCTCTATTGAGACCAAATGTGAAATCCTCTTAAGCACTTGGTTTTCCTTGAGTACAATCCATGTTGTAGGTGGAAGTGCCAGCAGCAATGCAGTCAAAACATCGCTGCTTTCTGGATGCGTTCTTATAATATCACTCTGCTTTGAATCACAGCATATCTGTCCTTTAACCTGTGCTGTCGGAACCAATACATCTACACCTTGCTCAGAGTTGCCAGCAACAACTTTACCTGAAATAACAGTGCTTGAATCTTCCCCATTAAGAGATCTAACACATGATTCTTTACAGCAGAATGCATTTGCAGGTCCCAACCATCCTGTCAAAAGTTCTGCTCCTTGGCAGCAAACGCAAGCAGCAACTTGTGGCAGATTATTATTGCAGCCTAGAATGGATAGAGCTTTTCTGCAACATGGACTCTCAGAAGATAGCCACTCTTGGACACATGCAAACATCTCCGTCTCATGTATCTGTTTAATTACCATTTCCTGAAACCAAAGGTAAAATAGGAAATTGAGATTAAGCAACACTGAGATGACAATAATTTTTGCCGTAACAGTTCCTAGACACCAATAACACACAAAACTTAAGCTCCCAATGGATGTTACGAGGACTGCAAATTGCATTATATTAATAACTCATTAGATGCAGGCTTCTTATGCTGAAGACTCGTAAATATTGTTCAAATCAAAGGTTAGTCGATGCTCGTCTACCCATATTATCCTATTTTGCATAATGTAGCAAGAAGATGCAGGACCACATAACAAAGACCTTAATGGTGAGCCTTCCTTTCTCCTCATCGCTTAACCTTGCTGCCCCTTCTTCTTGCCTCCGAACCTCTGCGATCCACTTGACAAACTCTCCTACATTGGAAGGTAAGAATGTAAAAATAACTGAGAGGACTTTCTGCACTGTGTTTATACCCTCAGACTCCAAAAGGCGTGGGACCTCATCAAGTAAGTAAGTTGAAATGCCAACCCAACTCTCATGCTTACAGCtctgacaaaaaaattaaagcaatgACACAATCAGCTTCTGAAACACATAGGGACCTAACATTTACAATATATTGCTTCTTATTAGGAAATTGGATTACTAGTACAGTAGAATAAAGTATAAAcagcctgaaaatgaaaaatcagttAACAACTGTTACTTTTTGCAAAGTGGGAAATATATAAGATGATCAAGAGACATTAACTGAAGATGAAATATGCCAGGATCTTTTGAAATCCAATCAGTCAAAGAGATTGGCTTTTGATCAGAAAATGGAATTTGGAGGAGTTATTCAATTTAAAGGAAGAGGTTAACTTAAATTGGGAAATCAAGCACTAAAACATGGCAGTCTTATATAAGCtaagagaaataaataattcTGCAATCATTACCAGTGTATAAAGCAAAGATGGTGCTCTCTGAAGCTTGGAAACTAACATAAACCTGAAAAGTTACAGATTTGGTAAGCCAACTTGCCAAAACTATACTTGCTTCCAGGAACTTAAAAGTTTAAGTTGCATATACTTGAAGATTCAACCCATTTTTCACTGTGTCATCAACAATGTTCCCCTTCTGAGGTGGGTAACATGAACTAATGCATACCCTCTATGATGTCCGGTCGCTTCATCAATAGTGTTCATGGCCTCCCAAAGAAGTGGAAGTGGAACCCAATGTGGGGGGTATTTAAAGCGAGCGACATCCAGAATAAGTGCCATATCTTTCCCAGGGTGGTATCCGCCTATAGGTGAAAAATGACCAGTGCCCGTCTGCAGAGCAATTAGCACCAAACTTGACATGATTGAGTagccaaaaaatcaaaaatatgcatcagaaaaaatttaaacactaaaaaaaactaaatttctCTAACCAACAACTATTTATCGGGCACATGATATCTCCATACTCATACCGTAGCAAAAGAAATACCGTGAATTGCATCATAAACCACCTTATGTAGACACGTCATGCAACTTTCACAAACTAATAAAGGAAATTTCTAGGCAATACACAAAGGATGAACTGATATGGAAATGGCCCAGAAAAGGTTCATTGAAAATAAGCAGTTGGTAAAAGCTGCTCAATCTGTTTAGAACTGCAACGCCTAATTGGTAAGAATCGCAGATAGCCACACCAGGTACTGCCAAGTTCCAATGCAGCTTGGCCATGCCATCTCCAGGCAGTGACCAATATCGTATCATAGCATACGATATGAAATGGAATACTGAATAACAGCTAACTATCACGGCTCTCATACTAATACATATTATGCATAAATGCAATAAAAGGATTATAGTGGCATATAAAGGATGTCTTACATGGTCTTTCTGCATTTAAAACTAACTCTAGGAATTAAAGTTCTTATGGGCAGGCACTCGACTGCTTTTCCAACTTTGAAGGGCAACGGAGATGCTTGCTTAACTGCCATCCTCTCCAAAATCCTTCCACGTTTGTGTTTTTAGATAACATCATCCCAAAACGATAGAGGACAAGAATCCGTAGTAATCCACAAAGCTGCTCGCTACCAATTCATGTGTTCTATTGCAAAATTGTCCGTAGCTAGTATATGCTACGAATCATAAAAAAGAAGGCGTCATAGGTTATGGAAATAACTAATAGGTCCACAAAAGACCTGAAGAAAAGCCCCGCGGTGATATGAAGTGATCAAGTGGCAGTCTTCAGAAGAGACGCAGTTTATCACATGCTTCCGAAAATCATCAATCGAAGTCTGATTCGCGCGGAATGCTTCGACCTTCGCTCCTGCACACCGAGCTAAACAGGTCACCTTCCCGAACGTTATACCTTCCGCCTTCACCTTCTCCAGAGGCTCGCAGCAGTCAAACATGGATTCGTCGAACCACCTCCACGGTCCTGAACCCTCACAAAAAGAACCATGGTTGAAGCACTCACATCCGCCGAAAATGACCAAAATCCATCAGAATCACAACAACAAACAGAATAAAGAGCAATCAAGCGAGCGACTAGCAGAAATTTTGAAGCTTACCTTTCCATTTTCTGCCAGGATCTATCCCAAGGGCATTCAGAACAACCGCAAGGCTCGCCAGACCACAGTAAGCAGGCTCTGACTGTGTCTGGAAGTAAGAAATTAGCTTGAAAAACCCTTCCATTGTTCCATTCACTAGGGCCTCGGAGAAGAGTTGCTGGGGAGATTGGACAACAGAAACCGCTCGACATTAACCACATGTTCCgttaaagaagaagatgatgaaccaATCTAGGGCTCCTAATGGTTTTCATAGAAAGGAATTTGCATGAAAAAGGAACCAAGAAAGCCTGATCATTGATGATCATGAAAGCGCCATTTTTCATGAGACCAAACGGTAACGAGAATCCAAAATCGGCTACCTGGAGGACGAGGCAGTACCTTTCCTTCCGAAGAAGCAAACTCGACGGCGGGAGGAGAAGGGAGGATGCGCCTGTACAGACCTGCCATCGCCATTTTTCACGCctccctctctcactttcttCCACTTTGGGCGTGCCTATTTCTATGCTGCTCTTGCCGCCTTAACGCGGAAGGTAGGCCCCAGCAGATACATTCAGATGGAAGACGCGCCCGCCCCCGACTGACTGAGGCGCGCAAAAGATTGATGCAAAACTACCCCTTGACAGGTACTAGCAAGCCATCATATGCCACGTTTGACAGAAAACCACTTTTGTAAGAGGCTGCGACCAAAATTTAAGGCTTTAAAATTTGGGTCCTGACAGTTACGTGCGCGATCAATGGTCGTCTTcttgcaaagaaagaaaatttcgATTGACGGTCTCTTTACCAAgtttgaaaagggaaagaaaggaattgtgagccaaagaaataaaattcgTAAGCCATTTTATTTAAGCACATAACTGCTGCAAATTAAATACTAATTAAGGATCTATAAAGTATTGCAGGGCAAATGATTCCTTTCAGCTCACCTCCAAAAGTTGACCTCTTTCTCCACAGCGCTGTCCCTTAGACAGTCTTCGAAAAACAACGAAAGAAAAGTATGTTTATGCAGATGAATTCATCCATGTTTGCGTTTTCAAGCAATATTAATGAACGCCGATTTGCTACAAGGAGGCTAATAATATGataacaataaagaaaaaaatgaaagaatgatTGGTAAGTTACACCGAATTTACAAAGCAAGAATTtaattagaagaagaagaaaaaaaccacattattttgtttgttcgTTTGCTTTCCTTgcttaatctctctctctctctctctctctctctctctctctctaagttcAAGTCAGTTGGTTCTCCTCGGAAGGTTTAGCCGAGTCATCTTCGGTCGAAGCCGAGGATGCAGCCTTCAGCTTAGATGCCCTGGAGGAGGACCTCGTGGACCCGTCCCCTTTGGGCCTCCTGTGGCGAGGGTTCTTTGGGACCTTGGGTGAGTCTCGCGTGGGAGAGTCGGCCTCGTTCGAGCCCACAGTCAGGCGGCGGCGGGACGGCTTCGTTGCTTCAGAGGGCTCGGCCGCCGGTGCATCGGAAGGCTCGCCGTTTGAGAGATGTCGCCTGGTGGGTTTCGAAGGGTCCGCCGTCGCTGCGTTACCAGATGACTGGTGGCGCCGTGACTGTTTTGGAGTCCCCGGGGTTCCGCGGCTTGCCTTGTCTTGAACATCAGCAGTGGTGCACCGCAATCCTGCATATGCATGTATAAGGTGACACGCAGTTTGATTTTCCAAGGCCACAAAAGATCATAATTCTAAGCAGATTCAATGCTTGGGCCCTAGCATTGAACTCAACGCTCCTGTGCCCAAATGAGTAGAACGCCTCATCTTTGCAAGAAGTGAATAAATCGAGTAGGAGAAGTATCAACTTGGAAAATAGCAATAGAAAACTATACACAGAGAATGATACCTTGTAAAGAGGACACGGCGCCTGTGGATTCGTTTTCTGCTCCAGGAAGAGTGAATGGAGAAGATGGGAGATCCGAAGCGCTCCCGAATTTCTTCATCTGCAGTAAAAGAAATAATGACTAAATTAAATACTGTAGGAAAAGCCAATttagtgtgtgtatatatatatatattgtagtgAGCAATGCATACCCAGCTCGGAGTGTTCACTGAAGCTCCATCCCATCCAATATGAGCCACATGCTTAACATCAGTTGGGTACCCAATTTCCATTTCATGTTCCTTGCAGTTTGGTTCTGCATTTTCCACAAAAACCGTATTATAATTAGTTGTAGAATATATGAATCGAGTAAGTATGCGAGCTACATAAACTAATTCTGAATTGTTTGGTAAATTTGATTGATGGTTAAGAAATATTCTCAAAAAAGTGGATAACAACTTGCAGTTAACCTTGAAAATTGTGGTAATCAATCAAATTAACGTTCGTAACAAGTTCACATATAATTCATATTTACTTAGCTTGCATATTAtgtgaattatatatatatatatataactgataATCAGTTTACTAGATTAATTATGTTAAGAAACGAACTTCTGTGTTTACCGACTAGAGTCGCACATTATTAGAACTTCAGTTAATGAATCAGCATTAACCAATCTaaggaaaaaacagagaaattaagaagaaaattagATGGCTGATAGTAAGAATTACTAACCGAAGATTTGGGAAATGTATCTGAGGCCTTTCAATAGGCCCTTCATTTTGGTTCCCATCTTATCTGTAGCAAAGGGCCCAACCAGTCGAAGGGCCTTCTCCTTGGATACCGGCTGCCCACCCAACTGTAGCTCTGGAGTAATCAAAGGCCGTCAGTTTTAAAGCATAAAAAGTTGAAAGATTTAAACAAGATATCTCCCCTTCAATTTCTTGGGAGAGTAAAGATCGAGCGGCGGGAGCCGAATGCATGGGGAGCAAATTCAAGGGGAAACTctgcctccctccctctctctgtgtctATGGGTTTCTAACCTTGTTGGGAGGCAGCAGAGTCGGTCACAGCCGCCGGCGTCGCATCTAGATGACGCAGTGCGACAGAATTCGGTATCTTCGACTCGACGGACATGGTGTCATCTCCGGCGATCAGATGACGAGAAagaactctccctctctctctctctctctgtggagaCTTCAAGGTAAGGGACAGAAGGAgatcggagagagagagagagtgagagagaacaTTGGTGGATTAAATCCGGAGATGATGGAGAAGAGGGTCCGTTGGTGACGGAGCGTAATGGAGAATCATAAACGATGGCGCCCCCGGATCTTCGGGGCCTGTTATTTGCGCGGCAAGGaatgaagaaggaaggagaCAGTTGTTCGCGTGGTTGTGGACAGAGGGACTCTGCCGTGACCCCTTCCTATTCGTTGGCCTCGTCCCTTTCAGCGCCTACTTTTCATTCATCTCCGTGCGATCCGGACTTTGAAGCTCTCCCCAACCACtgctctctcttctccctttttttGAGAGAAACAGGTAACCAACCTCGAGTAAGATTTTAAATTTGCCATGTATATATAGGTCACTAAATTTATAAAACGTACTACCATTTTAGTGATGAtattttgctgttttttgtATAAGAGTTAAGAAAACGTATTTGATAAATATATTAGTGTAAATATAGTAGCTTATGTGAAAAAGGATTTATAAGAAAGTAgacaatattttattaaaaaaagtacATTAAGAAGGTGggcaaaaataaaaacattttcttatccGAATAGCTAGCAGCCAGAACCATAGATTTGTTTTTACCCCATTTAAGAGCGTTTATTCCTCACTTGTAATCAGCTTTTGAGTTAATGAAAAAACTCTAATGGTTATTTGTGTTATTTTCCCTTTTACGTTCTGATTTTGCATTTCTTCCGATTCATCCCTAGATTAATTAAGCATCGATTGTGGATTAGAGGAGGAGTCTTCTTTTCCACTGCATCATCCTTTCATAGATAAAATATGGAGAAGGGATGCATCCATGGGCATGCATATGCAGGGAAGAAGGGGTTTAGAGCTGGACGTGATTGTTTCCAATGCCTTGCTACATATCTATGCTATTCTGCAAGCAAGAGAATGGAATATGCAGAGTTTGTGTTTGTGAAAATGTCCATAAGAAATGTTATCTCACGGACTATCCTAATTCTTGGTTTGGCTATGTTTGTGTCTGATTACCTATTCTTGTTTTGCTTCATCTGTAGCATGTATAATTCCCATATTATGGTTGCTGAAAAATTTTTATGCCTTTCTTTCTGTaattttcccctttcttttgaaagttggtACGCAACCATTTCTTCCATTGTTCAGTTAAAAAACACGAAAACAAAGGCCATTGCAGAAAATTGCTTTCCAAGGGTTACTGCTTACTGAGTTACTGTTCAGTTAATATTTCGTTGGGGGTAGTGTATTTTTTGGAGTGAGGGTATTTTAGAAAAGCCTGCGTATCATGCGTTGTTAACTACTTATAACTTTAAGTTGGTATTTTTTCCATAAcacaaaaaccattttcaaaGTTGAGAATCTAGCAGCTttatttctttacttttttcccAAGCTGCATGAAGCAAGACCTTGTATGAACCTCAGGGTCTGGATAAGGGGTCGGGTAGTAAGGTGaacttagatttggatatgagatTCTGAATGGATCGACAAGTTCACAGGAACGTGCAATCTTACATATGAAGATGAGTTCCAACGATAGGCAAGCTGGTGTAAGGAACATTTCTCctagttatattatatatatatatataatatctagATCAAACTTTAGAACATTTCAAGTTAACTTTTAGCCAGGTGGATGGAGCTTTTTAATATGTAAAAACATTGAACATATGCGTTTTATGCTAAAACTAAACCATGTGAATTCTCCACTTCTGATCCCCGTGCAATCCTATTGTCCTACTGCTGATCAATATCTGACTCAAAATTTTCGACCCAGCTTCTTGGGCGACATGTCATTGTAAGGAATGTcgattcttcttctcttgaGCTGAACTTAAtattagtttttgaaaattttgtaaaagtgGTTTTAGCATCATGATTAGTTGTATATATGTAACATATTTAAAAGTCAAAACAGAATTCCGTCATGATTTTGGTGCAATGCAACTGGGTCACTAGTTCTCGACAAACTGGGTTACTAGTTGTTTCCCTCCccatcaaagaaaaaatgtctAAACCTTGATTATGGTTATGGCGGAATAGGTGTTTCTTGATTCGAGCAAAATCAGTGCTGCGGAATGGGAAAAGGCATCATGAGAAAACGCTTCCAAGTCTGGAACTTGAAAGCTTTTTTCTTTCGATGTGAGGTGGACGATTATGTATGAAAATGGCGGAGTTTTGGTCCATATATATTTCCTTCAAGCTCGGGTTCACCATACATAACTAGACTCGATCAACGCTTATATTATATAGCTTGTCATTTTGCACCATCAGCTTTCTCAATAAATTTCCAAGGCATGGCCATTGATCAATTGCTTGATCCTTAAAGagatcattatctcaaacaatttacaagaaaaagaagcataGATGGAGTTCATGGAGGCCAAATGAGCTGACGAGTGTGAAGCATCAACATGACTGCACAATTTTCAGTTCATAGCTTGTAAGTGGCATTCTTTCCTAGTGTACCATGACCCCTAATGGTGTTGCACATAAAATCCTAGGATATCGGTTGGACCGGATAGCCGGACAATCTATGTGAAAATACATATGGGATGCACGAGGACAGAAATGCCTGTCTGATAAACGTGCTCTTACAATGTTAAAATGGTCTACTACCAATAAATAAGGCATTTCTCCTGTTAGGGTGCAAGTTACACATCAATCTTTGTGCACGCTTTGGCAGAACAGCTTACTGCTTTTGGGTAAAATAGCTGGCTACCAATTCAAATTTCCCGGCTACGTATATTCTAAAACGTACGCCATAATCCCCCGCTTTCTGATCTATCATCTATGCCGCCGCCGGTCCTCTTTCTAGTATTtgacttttcctttttgatCATTCTGTTTAAACTCATTACAACTTTGGGTTTCCAAATACGTTGAAAGGCTTAAACCTGCCACTTTGGCTTTGGTGCTTGGAGTCCCTTTACTTAGGACTGCCCAAGTCAAATGCTTACACCATAACAATGACACCACGCTCGGCCACTAGTATTTCAAACAACTAGCATAGGGACAACAAACACAACACaataaaatgccaaaaagaaaaggaatcattgaatatttatatgaaaaaaatcaataattagaAACATCGTCATTTTCTCTaacgaaaagaaagaaaaattctcCAAAAGTCTGAGTGCAATCCGATTGGTTGATGATCACCTAAGCCTTCAGGTCATCCATGCCAACGCTTGCCTGCATATCCAGCCAAAGTTTCAATATCTCTGTGAGATACATGTTTAGGAATGAGGACTACAAATATCAGGCATGGGACCAATTAAGAGTCACGAATCTATGTTCTTATTTAGCTACGTAGTGAAAGCGAGGCAGCTTAATAATGCATTAAATCTTATTAGTGGGCCTATAATCACATGGTTCACAAAAAAAGTTACCAATTTCCAAACAGTACTTGGCATCTGCGTTTACTGTTGGGGATCATGAAACTGAATCTAGACTTGACCTTGAACAAAGAGaatttaatgagaaaacatgACGAATCCCGGGAAGAGTTCATTTTTAATAGAGACAAAAGCCAATAGTATAATGATCATGTAGAGAGGGCAACAGCGGTGACTGCACAACTGACTTGTGGATGTTTGGGAAGCTGGGAATTGCACCGGACTCGCATATCTTATTATCTTACATGCGTATGTGTTGGAGTTGTGGGCATTGTAACTAATACTGTTTTGGCACAAAGTAGCGTAGGTCTTGGATCCAAAAGGAAATCTTCCTATATTCAGTGGGAACCAACACAAGATTCAAATGGAGAAGAAAATGTTACCAAGAATTTGTGGTTCTCTTCAAGGATGGGAGGAAACATGGTACAGAAGTTGCGAATGTCCGCATTGAGATCACCACCACCTTCACCTATGATTTCCATGAATTTCTTCCTCTCAGGTGCAAGTTTCATAGCAGCCTGcccaaaaataaataaaaatatttagacATATAAAGTGGATCGCCCAACCGGGTGATGTCCAGAAGAATATTTGTCTTCAAATTAAGACTGCCAATTTCTGTAAGAAATGTCCGTATAGAAGTCATTTTACCACCAAACCGAGGTGATTCTTAGGGTTTGACAAAACCTCATGTAATTGAGACAGTCTCAGCTACATTGTTATGTCAATTTTCTTTGACCTGGGTCCGATGTCTAACTGAATCTGTGCTACAGAGACAATCAGGTTTGTCCGACTTTTGCATCAAAATAGGAGTACAAGTCTGAAACCAGCTGACAGCACATAGACTTGGTCATTTAAGCTTACTagttctgatttattaaaaccTAACTAGATATTCAAATCTATCTATTATCCATCTGCATGCCGCTAAAGTCATGTTGTTGTAGTGTCAAATGAGGTCATTTTAAACTAGTTTCAATGCTAAAACCAAGACTAACATGGTTTTAGGTCATCAAATTAGTCATTTAGATTAGCTCTACCCGAAATAAGCTTTCCACAAGATCAATGGGTCATTGACTTACATGCACAACTCAATAACGTTTTATAACTGGTACCTTACCATGTGGTAGAGTTCTCAAGAAGCATATTTTAGAAAGAAGATAGAAGAAGAGGTAGATTAAAAGATACTTACAGTGAAAGTAGTACTGGCGACCCACCCATGCCACTTTTTCAAGGTTTTGCTATATGCATCACTACATGCCTGTGGCATGGTCCATTCAGCATGCTCAATCAAGTTGCAGAACATTTGAACCAAGAAATCCATGGCCCTGTTTGAGGAAAGAGGAATCATTTAGGAAGAAAGGTGAATGCTCAATCATTATGTTTACAGCTCTTattgtaattttaaataaaGGTGAGTTTATGCCTCTACCAGAATGTATGCATTAATAGGTACAATGAAGCTTCATTGTCAATGTCAATCCAAAACCAACAAGCAAAAATTATTAGTACCTAGTTAACCATAAAAGTCCATTTGTGCAACTTGAGGAATCTTTTGCTTTCTTAGCAGCCAGCTCCTCTTTCATCATAGAGTACAGTAGATGGTACTTGGAAGGATCAGAAGAATATTTGTTCTCCAACCTCTGCAAcagaaataaaaggaaacatAAGTTATTGAAGAGAAACACTAGGTTCTGCTATGAGTTCTAAGCATGCCATGAAAGATTCCTACATTTTCAGCAAAGAGCAAATAAAGTTTAAGAGTTCTACAGGATGAAAGTGTAACTGAACGTTACATTGGCAAAGAACAGGAGAGCTTGAAGATAAACTCTCAA
Protein-coding regions in this window:
- the LOC116252981 gene encoding glutathione gamma-glutamylcysteinyltransferase 1-like, producing the protein MAMAGLYRRILPSPPAVEFASSEGKQLFSEALVNGTMEGFFKLISYFQTQSEPAYCGLASLAVVLNALGIDPGRKWKGPWRWFDESMFDCCEPLEKVKAEGITFGKVTCLARCAGAKVEAFRANQTSIDDFRKHVINCVSSEDCHLITSYHRGAFLQTGTGHFSPIGGYHPGKDMALILDVARFKYPPHWVPLPLLWEAMNTIDEATGHHRGFMLVSKLQRAPSLLYTLSCKHESWVGISTYLLDEVPRLLESEGINTVQKVLSVIFTFLPSNVGEFVKWIAEVRRQEEGAARLSDEEKGRLTIKEMVIKQIHETEMFACVQEWLSSESPCCRKALSILGCNNNLPQVAACVCCQGAELLTGWLGPANAFCCKESCVRSLNGEDSSTVISGKVVAGNSEQGVDVLVPTAQVKGQICCDSKQSDIIRTHPESSDVLTALLLALPPTTWIVLKENQVLKRISHLVSIENLPIILQEEVLHLRRQLLLLKRCKDNRLDEELGEPS
- the LOC116252982 gene encoding CRIB domain-containing protein RIC7-like, yielding MSVESKIPNSVALRHLDATPAAVTDSAASQQELQLGGQPVSKEKALRLVGPFATDKMGTKMKGLLKGLRYISQIFEPNCKEHEMEIGYPTDVKHVAHIGWDGASVNTPSWMKKFGSASDLPSSPFTLPGAENESTGAVSSLQGLRCTTADVQDKASRGTPGTPKQSRRHQSSGNAATADPSKPTRRHLSNGEPSDAPAAEPSEATKPSRRRLTVGSNEADSPTRDSPKVPKNPRHRRPKGDGSTRSSSRASKLKAASSASTEDDSAKPSEENQLT
- the LOC116253438 gene encoding glycolipid transfer protein 1-like; this encodes MAGTVFTPSLEGMKLVKSEEGHLLAKPFLEMCKNVLPVIEKLGSALTLVKSDIGGNITRLENKYSSDPSKYHLLYSMMKEELAAKKAKDSSSCTNGLLWLTRAMDFLVQMFCNLIEHAEWTMPQACSDAYSKTLKKWHGWVASTTFTAAMKLAPERKKFMEIIGEGGGDLNADIRNFCTMFPPILEENHKFLASVGMDDLKA